One segment of Lytechinus pictus isolate F3 Inbred chromosome 13, Lp3.0, whole genome shotgun sequence DNA contains the following:
- the LOC129274542 gene encoding proline-rich protein 2-like isoform X1: MESRKILAVLVAISVLAVCAAQAPNGFRPRPGPRPRPENGTSPGPRPRPENGTSPGPRPRPENGTSPGPRPRPGNGGGNHSQPINGPRPGNHSQPINDTRPGNGTGNYSRDGHIVKRQTFFSTLSPPSGNGSGNHSHPPPPPPPTPSNSSAPPPPPPPHNSTAPPPPTNSSLAPPPSNKSLPPPPPYNSSFAPPPSYNSTTPPPPLNSSFAPPPPSNSSAPPPTSGTNSPSHPPPPSSPPSGRSCRGRCGNYNGSRQCQCDNQCRMYRDCCRDLESECQNRN; the protein is encoded by the exons atgGAAAGCAGAAAAATTCTAGCCGTGCTCGTTGCCATCTCGGTTCTTGCTGTTTGTGCCGCCCAGGCTC CAAATGGATTTCGGCCTAGACCGGGACCAAGACCGAGACCAGAAAACGGCACCAGTCCTGGACCACGACCGAGACCAGAAAACGGCACCAGTCCAGGACCACGACCGAGACCAGAAAACGGCACCAGTCCTGGACCACGACCGAGACCGGGAAACGGCGGAGGAAACCACTCTCAACCTATCAACGGTCCCAGACCAGGCAACCACTCCCAACCTATCAACGACACCAGACCGGGCAACGGCACTGGCAACTATTCAAGGGACGGTCATATCGTAAAGCGCCAGACATTTTTCTCTACCTTATCACCCCCATCAGGAAATGGATCTGGAAATCACTCacaccctcctcctcctcctcccccaaCACCAAGCAACAGTTCtgctccaccaccaccaccaccaccacacaaCAGCACAGCTCCCCCTCCACCAACCAACAGTTCTCTCGCTCCCCCACCCTCAAACAAGAgccttccccctcccccaccatACAACAGCTCTTTCGCGCCCCCACCCTCGTACAACAGCACCACCCCTCCTCCACCATTAAACAGTTCTTTCGCTCCTCCTCCCCCGTCCAATAGCTCTGCCCCTCCCCCTACATCAGGAACCAACAGCCCATCGCATCCCCCACCTCCCAGTAGCCCTCCTTCAG GCCGATCGTGTAGGGGAAGATGTGGTAACTATAATGGTTCCAGACAGTGCCAATGCGACAATCAATGCAGGATGTACAGAGACTGTTGCCGTGATCTAGAATCTGAGTGCCAG AACCGGAACTAG
- the LOC129274542 gene encoding uncharacterized protein LOC129274542 isoform X2 has product MESRKILAVLVAISVLAVCAAQAQNGTSPGPRPRPENGTSPGPRPRPGNGGGNHSQPINGPRPGNHSQPINDTRPGNGTGNYSRDGHIVKRQTFFSTLSPPSGNGSGNHSHPPPPPPPTPSNSSAPPPPPPPHNSTAPPPPTNSSLAPPPSNKSLPPPPPYNSSFAPPPSYNSTTPPPPLNSSFAPPPPSNSSAPPPTSGTNSPSHPPPPSSPPSGRSCRGRCGNYNGSRQCQCDNQCRMYRDCCRDLESECQNRN; this is encoded by the exons atgGAAAGCAGAAAAATTCTAGCCGTGCTCGTTGCCATCTCGGTTCTTGCTGTTTGTGCCGCCCAGGCTC AAAACGGCACCAGTCCAGGACCACGACCGAGACCAGAAAACGGCACCAGTCCTGGACCACGACCGAGACCGGGAAACGGCGGAGGAAACCACTCTCAACCTATCAACGGTCCCAGACCAGGCAACCACTCCCAACCTATCAACGACACCAGACCGGGCAACGGCACTGGCAACTATTCAAGGGACGGTCATATCGTAAAGCGCCAGACATTTTTCTCTACCTTATCACCCCCATCAGGAAATGGATCTGGAAATCACTCacaccctcctcctcctcctcccccaaCACCAAGCAACAGTTCtgctccaccaccaccaccaccaccacacaaCAGCACAGCTCCCCCTCCACCAACCAACAGTTCTCTCGCTCCCCCACCCTCAAACAAGAgccttccccctcccccaccatACAACAGCTCTTTCGCGCCCCCACCCTCGTACAACAGCACCACCCCTCCTCCACCATTAAACAGTTCTTTCGCTCCTCCTCCCCCGTCCAATAGCTCTGCCCCTCCCCCTACATCAGGAACCAACAGCCCATCGCATCCCCCACCTCCCAGTAGCCCTCCTTCAG GCCGATCGTGTAGGGGAAGATGTGGTAACTATAATGGTTCCAGACAGTGCCAATGCGACAATCAATGCAGGATGTACAGAGACTGTTGCCGTGATCTAGAATCTGAGTGCCAG AACCGGAACTAG
- the LOC129259241 gene encoding uncharacterized protein K02A2.6-like: MDGMRPPEAFSLQGNITDNWKRWKQRFELYLTASGLDKKDSKVQTATLLHIIGEEALEIYNTFSFEQVISSSGQPVAPTLKDLLEKFTVHFEPQSNVTFERHVFNTRFQHENESFDQFVTDLKKKAKSCEFEHLRDSLTKDRIVVGIRDDGTRARLLREKDLSLEKAIDICKATEITSQHIAELKPKQNIHAMQATSMNRKTCPKCGNKHPPRKCPAYGKECHTCKKKNHFSSMCRDQDRDNDRDRLSRKVPFGGQTRNKKGHRPSKRGIHDIKQDSEYSDADSEEFHVDAINGVQQKEEKSKKEWYVNLTFLSDKNRHKEKATTNSAQFKIDTGAQCNILAAKAYKKLGMPKFGKSKARLMSYTEHVEKSHLGKCTLTCVRKNKFHNIEFEVIDRDAQSILGLESSELLGFVKRADSIKDDNLANQYTDVFEGLGCMGEPQHLDVDKSISPTIHPPRKVPVAIKQGVKNELNRMEEMGVIVKQTEPTQWVSSMVTVAKKGKNKVRICLDPRDLNKAIKRPHYPMKTIDDITDNLAGAQIFSTLDANCGFWQIPLDDESSKLLTFNTPYGRYRFLRLPFGINSASEIFQRIMTDMFSDIEGVEVLVDDILIYGPSESVHDQRLKQVLERCRKKCIKLNPDKCHIRQTQVTYMGHIVSTEGLKPDPKKIEAITKMPTPQSKKGVQQFLGMVNYLGKFIPNLTEKSAPIRVLLEKDVAWHWDDKKEASFKALKEAVTNAPVLKYYDVSKPVKLSVDASQAGTGAVLLQNGHPVAYASKAFTDAQTRYAQIEKELAAIVFGCKKFHQYIFGRTVDVETDHKPLETIFKKPLHASPPRLQKMLLNLQNYDLRVTYEKGVNLFISDCLSRNFLANQSDDVDVEEIPICIIDKLPIADERMKEIKDETKKDEMLQKLRKAILTGWPNEKREVSEEIRQYWEYRELLTVEDELICKDARVIIPKSLRKKMIGKVHCHAHQGIEKTKKLARDIMYWPAMSAQIADIVASCEICNTYKQNNANEPMIGHTKPDQPWQKVGSDILELNGKYHLILVDYYSSFFELCELKNMTTSTVIKHCKEHFARYGIPNEFVSDNGPCYASSEFKKFSQEYKFKHVTSSPGYPKSNGKAESAVKIAKNLLRKSSDIHLALLQYRNTPLEGLDASPAQLLMGRRTRTPLPTNKRLLKPKTQQNINTKLKKQQEKQKMFYDKTTHSLPNLVIGDVVRMRSTRNPKIWQKAIVVRICKEPRSYIVQAEGVDYRRNRKDLNKTKESLNPLHQNDEYNNQTQTSHDNPPNTPQNTSQRTTQPKQGYTTKYGRHIKPPERYGT; encoded by the coding sequence ATGGATGGCATGCGACCACCAGAAGCCTTTTCTCTACAGGGCAACATCACAGATAACTGGAAGAGGTGGAAACAGCGTTTTGAGCTGTATTTAACAGCTAGTGGACTTGACAAAAAGGACTCAAAAGTACAAACAGCGACACTGCTTCACATTATTGGTGAAGAGGCGTTAGAAATTTACAACACATTTTCTTTCGAGCAGGTAATTTCATCGTCAGGACAACCTGTAGCACCGACATTAAAAGACTTGCTGGAGAAATTCACTGTACATTTTGAGCCACAGTCCAACGTGACTTTTGAGAGACATGTATTCAACACAAGATTTCAACACGAAAACGAGTCATTTGACCAGTTCGTCACAGACTTGAAGAAAAAAGCTAAATCATGTGAGTTTGAGCATCTTCGAGACAGTCTGACAAAAGACAGAATTGTTGTTGGAATTCGTGATGATGGTACCAGAGCACGACTACTCAGAGAAAAAGACTTGTCTTTGGAGAAAGCAATAGACATTTGCAAGGCAACTGAGATAACGTCACAACATATTGCAGAGCTGAAGCCCAAACAGAACATTCATGCAATGCAGGCGACATCGATGAATAGGAAGACATGCCCGAAGTGTGGAAATAAGCATCCACCCAGAAAATGCCCTGCATATGGCAAAGAATGCCATACCTGCAAAAAGAAAAACCATTTCAGCTCCATGTGTAGAGATCAGGATCGAGATAATGACAGAGACCGATTATCAAGGAAGGTTCCATTTGGAGGACAAACTCGCAACAAAAAGGGTCATCGCCCCAGCAAAAGAGGGATCCATGACATCAAACAGGACAGTGAATACAGTGATGCCGACAGTGAAGAGTTCCACGTCGACGCCATCAATGGAGTCCAGCAGAAAGAGGAGAAATCGAAAAAAGAATGGTATGTCAATCTCACATTTCTTTCTGACAAAAACAGGCATAAAGAAAAAGCAACAACCAACAGTGCTCAATTCAAAATTGATACAGGTGCTCAATGCAATATACTGGCTGCTAAGGCTTATAAAAAGCTAGGGATGCCAAAATTTGGCAAGTCAAAAGCAAGATTGATGTCATATACAGAACACGTTGAAAAATCACATTTGGGAAAATGTACCCTAACATGTGTGAGGAAGAACAAATTCCATAACATTGAGTTTGAGGTGATTGATAGAGATGCCCAATCCATACTTGGACTTGAGTCATCTGAATTACTAGGTTTTGTAAAGAGGGCAGATTCAATCAAAGAtgataatttggcaaatcaataCACAGACGTGTTTGAAGGCCTTGGATGTATGGGGGAACCACAGCATTTAGATGTTGATAAATCAATCAGTCCAACAATCCATCCTCCAAGGAAAGTCCCAGTAGCAATAAAACAAGGTGTGAAAAATGAGCTCAATAGAATGGAAGAAATGGGTGTGATAGTAAAGCAAACAGAACCAACACAGTGGGTAAGTTCGATGGTCACAGTagcaaagaaagggaaaaataaGGTAAGAATATGCCTAGACCCTAGGGACTTAAATAAAGCAATAAAAAGACCACACTACCCGATGAAGACAATTGATGACATTACTGATAATCTAGCCGGCGCACAGATCTTTAGTACATTAGATGCTAATTGCGGTTTCTGGCAGATTCCTCTTGATGACGAGAGTTCAAAACTTCTCACATTTAATACGCCCTACGGCAGATATAGATTTCTTAGATTACCATTTGGAATCAACTCTGCTAGTGAGATATTTCAGAGAATTATGACCGATATGTTTAGCGACATAGAAGGTGTAGAGGTTCTGGTAGATGACATTCTAATATATGGCCCCTCAGAAAGTGTCCATGATCAAAGGTTGAAGCAAGTACTAGAAAGGTGCAGAAAAAAATGCATCAAACTCAACCCAGACAAATGCCATATCAGGCAAACACAGGTCACATACATGGGACACATAGTATCTACAGAAGGACTAAAACCAGACCCAAAGAAAATAGAGGCAATCACAAAGATGCCTACCCCACAGAGTAAAAAGGGTGTTCAACAATTCCTAGGAATGGTAAACTACTTAGGCAAGTTTATCCCTAACTTGACAGAGAAATCAGCACCAATTAGAGTACTACTAGAAAAAGATGTGGCATGGCACTGGGATGACAAAAAAGAAGCAAGTTTCAAAGCGCTTAAAGAAGCGGTAACAAATGCTCCAGTGTTAAAGTACTACGATGTAAGTAAACCAGTCAAGTTAAGCGTAGATGCATCGCAAGCAGGCACGGGCGCAGTCCTACTACAAAATGGACATCCAGTGGCATATGCGTCAAAAGCATTTACCGATGCTCAGACACGATATGCCCAAATTGAGAAGGAGCTAGCCGCGATTGTATTTGGTTGTAAGAAATTTCACCAATATATATTTGGACGCACAGTGGATGTAGAAACGGATCATAAACCACTTGAAACGATATTCAAGAAACCACTGCATGCTTCCCCACCGCGACTCCAAAAAATGCTCCTCAATCTGCAAAACTATGATCTGCGCGTAACATATGAAAAGGGCGTCAACCTTTTCATATCCGACTGCCTCAGTAGAAATTTCCTAGCCAATCaaagtgatgatgttgatgtggaAGAGATACCCATATGCATCATTGACAAACTTCCCATCGCAGACGaacgaatgaaagaaataaaagatgaaaCTAAAAAGGATGAAATGCTACAAAAGCTCCGTAAAGCAATCCTAACTGGATGgccaaatgaaaaaagggaagtcAGTGAAGAAATTCGACAATATTGGGAGTATAGAGAACTACTTACAGTAGAAGATGAATTAATATGCAAAGATGCGCGAGTGATAATACCAAAATCACTTAGAAAAAAGATGATCGGAAAAGTACATTGTCATGCACACCAAGGAATAGAAAAGACTAAGAAATTAGCGCGAGACATCATGTACTGGCCCGCCATGTCAGCACAAATTGCAGACATAGTTGCTTCATGTGAAATATGCAACACATATAAGCAAAACAATGCAAATGAACCAATGATTGGTCACACAAAACCAGACCAACCATGGCAAAAAGTAGGCTCAGATATCTTGGAATTAAATGGAAAGTACCATTTAATACTGGTAGACTATTACTCTAGTTTCTTTGAACTTTGCGAACTAAAAAACATGACAACATCAACAGTCATAAAGCACTGCAAAGAGCATTTTGCTAGATACGGGATACCGAACGAATTCGTATCAGATAATGGACCATGTTATGCTTCGAGCGAATTTAAGAAATTCAGCCAGGAGTATAAATTCAAACATGTAACTAGCTCCCCTGGATATCCCAAATCCAATGGGAAAGCTGAAAGCGCTgtcaaaatagcaaaaaattTGCTGCGCAAATCTAGCGATATACATCTAGCACTGCTACAATATCGCAACACACCTCTGGAAGGTTTAGACGCTTCTCCTGCCCAACTACTAATGGGACGAAGGACGAGAACACCCCTTCCAACAAACAAGAGGTTATTAAAACCTAAAACGCAACAGAACATTAACACAAAGCTCAAGAAACAACAAGAGAAACAGAAAATGTTCTATGACAAAACAACACATTCTCTCCCCAACCTGGTTATTGGAGATGTTGTTAGGATGCGAAGTACAAGAAATCCTAAAATTTGGCAAAAAGCAATCGTTGTGAGGATTTGTAAAGAGCCACGCTCATACATTGTACAAGCTGAAGGCGTAGACTACCGTCGAAATCGTAAAGATctcaacaaaacaaaagaaagtctgAATCCATTACATCAAAATGATGAATACAATAATCAGACTCAAACTTCTCATGACAACCCACCAAATACCCCTCAAAACACATCTCAACGCACAACCCAGCCGAAACAAGGTTACACTACCAAATATGGCAGACATATCAAACCACCAGAGAGATATGGGacataa
- the LOC129274543 gene encoding proline-rich protein 2-like: protein MESRTILAVLVAISVLAVCAAQAPNGFRPRPGPRPRPENGTSPGPRPRPENGTSPGPRPRPENGTSPGPRPRPGNGGGNHSQPINGPRPGNHSQPINGTRPGNGTGNYSRDGHIVKRQIFFSTLSPPSGNGSGNHSHPPPPPPPPTPSNSSAPPPPPPPPPHNSTAPPPPTNSSLAPPPSNKSLPPPPPYNSSFAPPPSYNSTTPPPPLNSSFAPPPPSNSSAPPPTSGTNSPSHPPPPSSSPSGRSCRGRCGNYNGSRQCQCDNQCRMYRDCCRDLESECQNRN, encoded by the exons atgGAAAGCAGAACAATTCTAGCCGTGCTCGTTGCCATCTCGGTTCTTGCTGTTTGTGCCGCCCAGGCTC CAAATGGATTTCGGCCTAGACCGGGACCAAGACCGAGGCCAGAAAACGGCACCAGTCCTGGACCACGACCGAGACCAGAAAACGGCACCAGTCCAGGACCACGACCGAGACCAGAAAACGGCACCAGTCCTGGACCACGACCGAGACCGGGAAACGGCGGAGGAAACCACTCTCAACCTATCAACGGTCCCAGACCAGGCAACCACTCCCAACCTATCAACGGCACCAGACCGGGCAACGGCACTGGCAACTATTCAAGGGACGGTCATATCGTAAAGCGCCAGATATTTTTCTCTACCTTATCACCCCCATCGGGAAATGGATCTGGAAATCACTCacaccctcctcctcctcctcctcccccaaCACCAAGCAACAGTTCtgctccaccaccaccaccaccaccaccaccacacaaCAGCACAGCTCCCCCTCCACCAACCAACAGTTCTCTCGCTCCCCCACCCTCAAACAAGAgccttccccctcccccaccatACAACAGCTCTTTCGCGCCCCCACCCTCGTACAACAGCACCACCCCTCCTCCACCATTAAACAGTTCTTTCGCTCCTCCTCCCCCGTCCAATAGCTCTGCCCCTCCCCCTACATCAGGAACCAACAGCCCATCGCATCCCCCACCTCCCAGTAGCTCTCCTTCAG GCCGATCGTGTAGGGGAAGATGTGGTAACTATAATGGTTCCAGACAGTGCCAATGCGACAATCAATGCAGGATGTACAGAGACTGTTGCCGTGATTTAGAGTCTGAGTGCCAG aacCGGAACTAG